One window of the Silene latifolia isolate original U9 population unplaced genomic scaffold, ASM4854445v1 scaffold_638, whole genome shotgun sequence genome contains the following:
- the LOC141639956 gene encoding putative late blight resistance protein homolog R1A-4 → MSGYERILQDLDVVEADDDKPTGFFKFSLKKKIQYLRQLLMFIIPFWDSRMWETPFHRQKEEDRLLMEGRLQYLKDGTKFIDYWLQKVRCPQHSFRSSSCCVFHSAEYFYSCSTVEEGEYDWVKCTERVVQVLDFVQKDETIIAFDMSYQFETIKEPLVLLRCFHNSMANWDFDCLEQTRTITGEMFQHMEDLPRRVMRVFKLFQLFNSCDEEFLQHSLSPLAEKIQKCVSDWRKFRKLNVPKLSLEYPIGMEYETLLCFTDDLQNLVISLYDDLPPQIVQDIRVIQEQLADYKKALIPTWIKIFVESGISYVISKNIYILADDAYNALLVSPPSEEALDLKIIYAQQRIVDIRDDLKKIYSNYQIGDFLKFARLILEDDVLCNTPTTNLLEELTLLHTFIINTKNLFHLNTELQDRYLQIEVQFYNAWWKLWSLLREFKCRKDFLTLSLDIIKDITANMPHPTDLLLDLIKTVVQMPEANELLHELRESIATMEDDKLFVKLLYSLGKNLVETFKMEGAVDVIKDVEIGVIEAARIYILFFRESKDDDCPSTVETVKGFEASLRHAYTKFVDLPMSELEFYDMLVNLKEFGETDTYISVRIGGLCDDLSFWFSFLQRHAMRHERDEEVKQLWTQMMKLGRKVDNMIDTLKEFPNWFNKLRVFYVSEEGMLIKEKLLKFSSTDTSKTEVEILDANDEKKTEKGEANSKDEVNFEEEDSLRTQLTKGSKSLEKISIVGMPGLGKTTLAMSLYKSCAKSFDAKAWCYVGQEFQRKDLLRDITGQISERTSSEINAMGVEGLAKLLKQSLLKKKNYLIVLDDVWDIEAWNALQICFPTGNTGSRILLTSRYKTVGEKVCGDKNVLELNLLSPDKSWHLLENKVFGTKSCPDKLCEVGKGIAKKCGGLPLSIVMIAGVLKNKDETEDSWGEVEQSLDDYLLNGGLNTLELSYKHLSIRMKQCFLYCRAFSKGREIPKSKLVRLWLAERFVENADEQESLEGAAEKYLVDLVDRSLLMVSKRSFDNRIQSCRIHDLLRDFCVQKANEEKFLITVDRWDDPASHQLRGRVCFSSTQDQFMLFKSDEGLTQSGIRSLICPITSQRRFNSLCPMSFIFENFKSLTLLDLEILELDSTFCESVSGLKLLRYLALRGWMKSIPSSIGELRNLETLVVNGIRGEVDVPYTIFNLSKLRHLLVNKRASVAVDHSYPNSLSSLQSFSTPVLSRDAGFQIIARLPNLRKLRCIFLDEHCKFSFFDCLCYLESLRVYYCGFGRFCGKLSFPSSLTKLTLSKFKLPWSEIDKIAVLLPRLEILKLLFKAFEGQLWSTADTFKNLKYLRMEELDIKEWEASEDNFPRLERLVVRRCKLLQTIPEDFGNIGDLMGIEAYWCDVSLVKSVLKIKREQIDCGNMKFETIINPNMLDLNEDDELSD, encoded by the exons atgagtgGATACGAGAGAATCTTGCAAGATTTAGATGTGGTGGAAGCGGATGATGATAAACCAACTGGGTTCTTCAAGTTCagtctgaaaaaaaaaattcaataccTGAGGCAATTGTTGATGTTTATCATACCATTTTGGGATTCGCGTATGTGGGAAACACCTTTTCATAGACAAAAAGAAGAAGATAGACTACTGATGGAGGGTCGTCTACAATATTTAAAGGATGGTACAAAATTTATTGATTATTGGCTGCAAAAAGTGCGCTGTCCACAACATTCATTtcgttcatcttcttgttgtgtctTTCATTCAGCCGAATACTTTTACTCATGTAGCACTGTTGAAGAAGGGGAATACGATTGGGTGAAATGTACAGAGCGGGTCGTCCAAGTTCTTGATTTTGTTCAGAAAGATGAGACAATTATCGCTTTTGATATGTCGTATCAGTTTGAAACAATTAAAGAACCACTAGTACTCTTAAGATGTTTTCATAACTCCATGGCAAATTGGGATTTTGATTGTTTGGAGCAAACGAGGACAATCACAGGTGAAATGTTTCAGCATATGGAAGATTTGCCTCGGAGAGTTATGCGTGTCTTCAAGCTATTTCAATTATTCAACTCGTGTGATGAAGAATTTCTTCAACACTCACTTTCTCCCTTGGCAGAGAAGATACAAAAATGTGTGAGTGATTGGCGTAAGTTTAGGAAATTGAATGTCCCAAAACTAAGCTTAGAATATCCAATTGGTATGGAGTACGAAACTCTCCTCTGCTTCACTGACGACCTACAAAACCTTGTCATCTCACTATATGATGATCTCCCTCCTCAAATTGTACAAGATATTAGAGTCATTCAAGAGCAACTGGCTGATTACAAAAAAGCACTCATCCCAACTTGGATTAAAATTTTTGTGGAGAGTGGGATATCATATGTGATTTCAAAAAACATTTATATCCTGGCTGATGACGCGTATAATGCTTTACTTGTTAGTCCTCCTTCTGAGGAAGCTTTGGATCTGAAGATAATTTACGCACAACAGAGAATTGTGGACATCAGAGACGATCTCAAGAAGATATATAGCAATTATCAAATTGGCGATTTCTTGAAATTTGCAAGGTTGATATTGGAGGACGATGTGTTATGCAACACCCCAACTACCAATCTTTTAGAGGAACTCACCTTACTGCACACGTTTATCATCAACACCAAAAATTTATTCCATTTGAATACTGAGCTCCAGGATAGGTACCTCCAAATTGAAGTACAGTTCTATAATGCTTGGTGGAAACTGTGGTCACTCTTAAGAGAATTCAAGTGTAGAAAGGATTTTCTTACTCtttctcttgacatcatcaaagaTATAACAGCAAACATGCCGCACCCTACTGATCTACTACTGGATTTGATCAAAACTGTAGTTCAGATGCCGGAAGCTAATGAGCTTCTGCATGAGCTTCGTGAATCTATTGCCACAATGGAAGATGACAAACTATTTGTAAAGTTACTGTACTCTCTAGGGAAAAATCTAGTGGAAACTTTCAAGATGGAGGGAGCCGTTGATGTCATCAAGGATGTTGAGATTGGAGTCATTGAAGCAGCACGCATTTACATCTTATTTTTCAGGGAATCGAAAGATGACGATTGCCCCAGCACAGTGGAAACAGTCAAGGGCTTCGAGGCATCGCTCAGACACGCTTATACCAAATTTGTCGATTTACCCATGTCTGAATTAGAGTTTTATGATATGTTGGTAAATCTTAAAGAGTTCGGGGAAACTGATACTTATATTTCAGTTCGGATTGGAGGACTCTGTGATGATTTATCTTTCTGGTTTTCTTTTCTTCAACGTCATGCAATGAGGCACGAGAGAGATGAGGAAGTAAAGCAGCTATGGACTCAGATGATGAAGCTAGGCCGTAAAGTGGACAATATGATTGACACATTAAAGGAGTTTCCAAACTGGTTTAACAAATTGCGAGTGTTTTACGTCTCTGAAGAGGGTATGCTTATCAAAGAGAAGTTGTTAAAATTTTCCAGTACGGACACATCCAAGACTGAAGTTGAGATCTTAGATGCAAATGATGAAAAGAAAACAGAAAAAGGCGAAGCAAATTCCAAAGATGAAGTGAATTTTGAAGAAGAAGATAGTCTGAGGACGCAACTTACCAAAGGGTCAAAGAGTTTGGAGAAAATTTCAATAGTTGGGATGCCTGGTTTAGGCAAGACAACCCTAGCCATGAGTTTATACAAAAGTTGTGCCAAGTCCTTCGATGCTAAAGCTTGGTGTTATGTCGGGCAAGAGTTTCAAAGGAAAGACCTTCTCCGTGACATCACAGGTCAGATCAGTGAGCGGACTAGCAGTGAAATCAATGCCATGGGAGTGGAAGGTTTAGCTAAACTATTGAAGCAGAGTCTCCTTAAGAAGAAGAATTATTTGATAGTATTAGACGATGTATGGGATATTGAGGCTTGGAATGCTCTTCAGATATGTTTCCCAACCGGCAACACTGGAAGTAGAATACTATTAACCAGCAGGTATAAGACCGTTGGTGAGAAAGTTTGTGGTGATAAGAATGTTTTAGAACTCAATCTCCTATCCCCAGACAAAAGCTGGCATTTATTGGAGAATAAAGTATTTGGCACCAAGAGCTGTCCTGATAAATTATGTGAAGTCGGAAAAGGAATCGCAAAAAAATGTGGAGGGCTGCCACTTTCAATTGTTATGATAGCTGGAGTTCTTAAAAATAAAGATGAGACTGAAGATAGTTGGGGTGAAGTTGAACAAAGCCTAGACGATTACCTTTTAAATGGTGGTCTGAATACGCTAGAACTAAGTTACAAACATCTATCGATTCGCATGAAGCAATGCTTTCTATACTGCAGAGCATTCTCCAAAGGAAGAGAAATCCCCAAGTCAAAACTGGTACGACTATGGCTTGCAGAAAGATTTGTGGAGAATGCCGATGAGCAGGAAAGCTTGGAAGGCGCGGCAGAGAAGTACTTGGTGGACCTGGTTGACAGGAGTTTACTGATGGTTTCAAAGCGAAGCTTCGACAATAGAATTCAATCCTGCAGGATCCACGATTTGCTGCGTGATTTTTGTGTACAAAAAGCTAACGAGGAGAAGTTCCTAATCACGGTCGACAG GTGGGATGACCCTGCAAGTCATCAACTGCGTGGTCGTGTATGTTTTAGCTCAACTCAGGATCAGTTTATGTTATTCAAAAGCGATGAGGGGTTAACACAGTCAGGAATCCGTTCGTTAATTTGCCCTATAACTAGCCAACGGCGGTTTAATAGTCTATGCCCCATGTCTTTCATTTTCGAGAATTTCAAATCACTCACTTTGTTGGACTTGGAAATCCTTGAATTAGACAGTACATTTTGTGAAAGTGTATCAGGTCTGAAATTGTTGAGGTACTTGGCATTAAGAGGTTGGATGAAAAGTATTCCCTCATCAATTGGTGAGCTCCGTAACCTTGAAACACTCGTCGTGAATGGAATCCGCGGTGAGGTCGATGTTCCATATACAATTTTTAATCTGAGCAAGTTGAGGCATCTCCTGGTGAATAAACGTGCAAGCGTTGCTGTCGATCATAGCTACCCTAACTCTTTAAGCAGTCTGCAAAGCTTCTCTACACCGGTTCTTTCAAGGGACGCTGGTTTCCAGATAATTGCTCGGTTGCCAAATCTTCGAAAGCTAAGATGCATATTTTTGGACGAGCATTGCAAATTCTCTTTCTTTGATTGCTTGTGTTACCTTGAATCTTTAAGAGTGTACTACTGTGGCTTTGGTCGATTTTGTGGCAAGCTTAGCTTTCCCTCAAGCCTCACCAAGTTAACACTTTCTAAATTTAAGTTACCTTGGTCGGAAATTGATAAGATTGCAGTTTTGCTCCCTCGGCTTGAGATCCTCAAGTTATTGTTCAAAGCCTTTGAAGGACAGCTATGGAGCACAGCCGACACGTTCAAAAATCTGAAATATTTGAGGATGGAGGAGCTTGACATTAAAGAATGGGAAGCATCAGAGGACAACTTTCCGAGACTAGAGCGATTAGTTGTGCGACGTTGCAAGCTGCTCCAGACAATTCCGGAAGATTTTGGAAACATTGGAGATTTGATGGGCATTGAAGCTTACTGGTGCGATGTGTCCCTCGTCAAGTCGGTTCTTAAGATAAAGAGGGAGCAGATTGATTGCGGGAATATGAAGTTTGAGACCATCATCAATCCAAATATGCTCGACCttaatgaagatgatgaactcAGTGACTAG
- the LOC141639955 gene encoding uncharacterized protein LOC141639955, translating to MYYDTAKEVWEEIVEMYEQFNGAQLYHVHSQINDIAQGSDSVSTYYTKLRKSWEELRSIWSMPICKCGCTCGAYDEIIKHDQIQRLIKFLMGLNDSYKTQRGNILMMDPLLTINVAYSLIIQEEKQREIASQSPISLDNSAMAARSNERCYILHPELRKKKMAAYTQSYETQHKNDEGKTLHGNPHMSQPTASEKYSQIVSNFNNLNKDSPSPSEKYAMMAGITNNSLPWILDSGASDHITPHLHLFKDYYKPMSPCEITIPNGNKVKVPALTTSLTLGKAHNGLYLANSKTPSKTQADVACAASSNSSTSLDVWHCRLGFHRLPFSLSYSKSDKMFEANLPINFWGDCILTATYLINRLPSTVLNNKTPYEVLYKQSPSYTHLRAFGYLCFAATLKRNRDKFQPMARPCVLLGYPYGKKAYTLLDLNTKNIFHSRDVKFHEDVFPFHTEDLSKYFPTSTLPCPPEQHLDPIFFHHETTEQSLTDDQNTPQTEKTLNKVPQTEPQQELPQPELPLKTSSRTHKLPSHLKDYELNLLSSLEDYHFSGYASGTHWGNMVQFKELPNGAKDHIHHILSYTEPTSYNEAATDPQWVQAMQTELDALQSNNTWVITDLPKGKK from the exons ATGTACTATGACACAGCAAAAGAAGTATGGGAAGAGATTGTGGAAATGTATGAGCAATTTAATGGTGCACAATTGTACCACGTCCACAGTCAGATAAATGACATTGCTCAGGGGTCAGATTCTGTGTCAACATACTACACCAAACTGAGAAAGAGTTGGGAAGAATTACGCAGTATTTGGAGCATGCCCATATGTAAGTGTGGGTGCACATGCGGAGCATATGATGAGATCATCAAGCATGATCAAATCCAGAGGTTGATTAAGTTTTTGATGGGCCTCAATGATTCATACAAGACCCAGAGAGGCAACATTTTAATGATGGATCCTCTCCTAACCATCAATGTGGCTTATTCTCTCATTATACAAGAGGAGAAACAAAGAGAAATCGCCAGCCAAAGTCCTATCAGCCTTGACAATTCTGCTATGGCAGCAAGAAG CAATGAAAGGTGTTACATACTGCACCCAGAACTCAGAAAGAAGAAAATGGCAGCATACACTCAAAGCTATGAAACGCAACACAAAAATGATGAAGGCAAGACACTACATGGCAATCCTCATATGAGCCAACCCACTGCTTCAGAGAAATATTCTCAAATTGTGTCCAATTTCAACAATCTCAACAAGGATTCTCCTTCACCCAGTGAAAAATATGCAATGATGGCAGGTATAACCAACAATTCTTTACCTTGGATATTAGATAGTGGTGCTTCAGACCACATCACCCCTCATTTGCATTTGTTTAAAGACTATTACAAGCCTATGTCCCCATGTGAGATAACAATACCTAATGGTAATAAAGTGAAG GTCCCAGCCTTGACCACTTCTTTGACTCTTGGTAAAGCACACAACGGTCTCTACCTGGCAAACTCCAAGACACCTTCAAAAACTCAAGCTGATGTTGCCTGTGCTGCTAGTTCTAATAGTAGTACTTCTCTAGATGTTTGGCATTGTCGCCTAGG ATTTCACAGACTTCCTTTTTCTCTAAGTTATTCTAAGTCTGATAAGATGTTTGAG GCTAATCTTCCTATTAATTTTTGGGGAGATTGCATACTGACTGCAACATACTTAATAAATAGACTTCCCTCTACTGTTTTGAACAACAAAACACCATATGAAGTTCTTTACAAGCAATCCCCTTCATACACTCATTTAAGAGCCTTTGGATACTTATGTTTTGCTGCCACTCTAAAAAGAAATAGGGATAAGTTTCAACCTATGGCTAGACCATGTGTTCTACTTGGGTATCCTTATGGCAAAAAGGCCTACACCCTGTTGGATTTGAATACAAAGAATATTTTCCATTCTAGAGATGTCAAGTTTCATGAAGATGTTTTTCCCTTTCACACAGAAGATTTATCCAAATATTTTCCAACCAGCACTTTGCCTTGTCCTCCTGAGCAACATCTTGACCCCATATTCTTCCATCATGAGACCACAGAACAAAGCCTCACAGATGACCAAAATACACCTCAAACTGAGAAAACCCTTAACAAAGTCCCACAGACTGAACCACAACAAGAATTGCCACAGCCCGAGTTGCCTCTTAAAACTTCCAGTAGAACTCACAAATTACCATCACATCTGAAAGATTATGAACTTAACCTCCTTTCATCATTAGAGGATTATCATTTTTCTGGATATGCTAGTGGAACTCATTGGGGTAATATGGTACAGTTCAAAGAGTTGCCTAATGGTGCTAAGGATCACATCCATCACATTCTATCCTATACCGAGCCCACTAGCTATAATGAAGCTGCAACAGACCCTCAATGGGTACAAGCAATGCAAACTGAATTAGATGCCCTGCAGTCCAATAACACATGGGTGATCACAGATTTGCCCAAGGGAAAGAAG